One genomic region from Candidatus Bipolaricaulota bacterium encodes:
- a CDS encoding ABC transporter permease, producing MNERKDELRLRVAAWRRRVRDRISAMWRSFAGFATKRKTTLFALIMLGILLFLAVAGTAISPFDPNGLNLAARLQGPNRTHLLGTDHFGRDILSRALAGTRITLLLGLAIAAFSLVVGLPIGMLSGFYDTFGLVVMRLVDAIMAFPAIILALALMAIFGKPGVFNVILAVGMVWAPRMVRVVYSSTLSLRENTYVEAARALGVSPMRILLRHITINLISPVIVQATFTFAFSVMDVAALNFLGVGIPPYLPSWGGMMNEGRTYILRAPWIIVFPGVFLALSVLSVNLLGDALRDRLDPKLRRIM from the coding sequence ATGAACGAGAGGAAAGATGAACTCAGGTTGAGAGTGGCGGCCTGGCGGCGGCGGGTTCGCGACCGGATCAGTGCCATGTGGAGGTCATTTGCTGGGTTCGCCACGAAGCGGAAGACCACCCTGTTCGCCCTGATCATGCTTGGAATCCTCCTGTTCCTTGCCGTTGCCGGGACGGCGATCTCCCCGTTCGACCCGAACGGGCTGAATCTGGCCGCTCGGCTGCAGGGGCCGAACCGGACCCACCTTCTCGGGACCGACCACTTCGGTCGGGATATCCTGAGCCGGGCACTCGCCGGAACGCGGATCACCCTCCTGCTCGGGCTTGCCATCGCCGCGTTCTCCTTGGTTGTCGGGCTCCCTATCGGGATGCTCTCCGGGTTCTACGATACGTTCGGCCTGGTCGTCATGCGGCTGGTTGATGCGATCATGGCCTTCCCGGCGATCATCCTCGCGTTGGCGCTGATGGCCATCTTCGGGAAGCCCGGGGTGTTCAATGTAATCCTCGCGGTGGGAATGGTGTGGGCACCCCGCATGGTCCGCGTCGTCTACAGCTCCACTCTCTCCCTGCGGGAGAACACCTACGTCGAGGCCGCCCGTGCCCTGGGGGTGAGCCCAATGCGCATCCTCCTCCGTCATATCACGATCAACCTCATCTCCCCGGTGATCGTGCAGGCGACGTTTACGTTTGCGTTCTCGGTGATGGACGTCGCGGCGCTCAACTTCCTCGGGGTGGGGATCCCGCCGTACCTGCCGAGCTGGGGCGGGATGATGAACGAGGGACGTACGTACATCCTCCGCGCCCCGTGGATCATCGTCTTCCCCGGGGTGTTCCTCGCCCTGTCCGTCTTGTCGGTGAACCTGCTCGGCGACGCGCTCCGCGACCGGCTCGATCCGAAGCTGAGGAGGATCATGTGA
- a CDS encoding ABC transporter permease produces MVSFIVRRGMGMLISTFLVISITFAFMQMIPGDPADVLLGPNATPEQIASLRATWGLDQSIWVQYYRYIVNFLHGDLGESLFSRQPVLRMIGQHAETSVFLGIMALLVVVGLGIPAGVISSIRPNSWTDNTLLLVALAGASIPSFWLGLMLMVVVAGKLHLLPSSGFTSVLATGNIANLKNLILPAISLGFVNAALVARTARSSMLDVLGADYITTARAKGLSEWAVIAKHALRNAAIPTVTVISFTFASLVSGAVVTENVFALPGVGSMIVQSVLKRDYPVIQGIMMVVAVLYVVVNFFTDLTYAMLDPRIRYR; encoded by the coding sequence ATGGTATCATTCATCGTGCGCAGGGGGATGGGAATGCTGATCAGCACCTTCTTGGTGATCAGCATTACGTTCGCCTTCATGCAGATGATCCCGGGTGATCCGGCCGACGTCCTCCTTGGACCGAACGCCACTCCGGAGCAGATTGCAAGTCTGCGTGCGACCTGGGGATTGGACCAGTCGATCTGGGTCCAGTACTACCGCTATATCGTCAACTTCCTGCACGGCGACCTGGGGGAGTCCTTGTTCTCCCGTCAGCCGGTGCTGCGGATGATCGGCCAGCACGCCGAGACGAGCGTCTTTCTCGGGATCATGGCCCTGCTCGTCGTCGTCGGGCTCGGGATCCCCGCCGGGGTGATCTCGTCGATCCGCCCGAACAGCTGGACCGACAACACGCTGCTGCTCGTCGCCCTCGCCGGGGCGTCGATCCCCAGCTTCTGGCTCGGACTGATGCTGATGGTCGTTGTGGCGGGAAAGCTCCACCTCCTCCCGAGCTCGGGGTTCACTTCCGTCCTCGCCACCGGGAACATCGCCAACCTGAAGAATCTGATCCTCCCCGCGATATCACTCGGGTTCGTCAACGCCGCCTTGGTCGCCCGCACCGCCCGCTCGAGCATGCTCGATGTCCTCGGGGCGGACTACATCACCACCGCACGCGCCAAGGGGCTGTCGGAATGGGCGGTGATCGCCAAGCACGCGCTGCGCAACGCGGCGATCCCGACGGTGACGGTGATCTCGTTCACGTTTGCCTCGCTCGTCTCCGGGGCGGTGGTGACGGAAAACGTGTTCGCCCTCCCCGGGGTGGGGAGCATGATTGTCCAGTCGGTGCTGAAGCGCGACTACCCGGTGATCCAGGGGATCATGATGGTCGTCGCTGTGCTGTATGTGGTGGTCAACTTCTTCACTGACCTCACCTACGCCATGCTCGATCCGAGGATCCGCTACCGATGA